A genomic stretch from Sulfuricurvum sp. includes:
- a CDS encoding 4Fe-4S dicluster domain-containing protein: MAVMITDLCINCDACIDECPATAIVSADDSPLSSGEYTYVKPEKCIECVDSAVPKCADVCPTEGCIVWDMPYTAEYNDHFVNSGEYVIRVHKSKGLMSPEVSPMPWRESISMEQREARVSVGETLKLYN; this comes from the coding sequence ATGGCTGTTATGATTACCGACTTATGTATAAATTGTGACGCGTGTATCGATGAATGTCCTGCGACCGCGATCGTCAGTGCTGATGATTCCCCGCTGAGCAGTGGAGAATACACTTACGTTAAGCCTGAAAAATGTATCGAGTGTGTGGACTCTGCCGTACCGAAATGTGCCGATGTGTGTCCGACCGAGGGGTGCATCGTGTGGGATATGCCTTATACAGCTGAATATAACGACCATTTTGTAAACAGTGGCGAGTATGTGATCCGTGTTCATAAGAGCAAAGGGCTGATGTCTCCTGAAGTGAGTCCGATGCCGTGGCGTGAGAGTATCAGCATGGAGCAAAGAGAAGCTCGTGTGAGTGTCGGGGAGACGTTGAAGCTTTATAATTAG